One Bdellovibrio bacteriovorus str. Tiberius DNA segment encodes these proteins:
- a CDS encoding aconitate hydratase: MASKIETSPEMVQNVYKKTAERLAVVRNRLNRPLTLAEKILFGHLDDPQNQELVRGESFLLLRPDRVAMQDATAQMALLQFMLAGKDEAAVPSTVHCDHLIQAYKGAGADMTVANATNKEVYDFLATASSRYNIGFWKPGAGIIHQVILENYAFPGGLMIGTDSHTPNAGGLGMCAVGVGGSDASDVMVGLPWEVKNPKLIGVHLKGKLGGWASAKDVILKLCGMLTVKGGTDKVVEYFGEGTSSISCTGKATITNMGAELGATCSVFPYDERMGAYLKSTGRDQLASIADGHKDILSADADVVANPGKYFDEVYEIDLSALEPHLVGPHTPDLARPISALKKEVAEKGYTVKISSALIGSCTNSSYEDIGRAAFVAKQAMEVGVKMTSPFLVSPGSTQIQNTIERDGQMATFNEVGATVLANACGPCIGQWKRDDIKSGEKNTIVTSFNRNFRARNDANPETLAFIASPEIVMALGLAGRLDFNPATDELEGPKGKIKLQAPVAPELPAKGFIADTEGYQKPAGATAQVAVNPSSDRLQLLSPFTKWDGKDFVDQLVLAKAKGKCTTDHISPGGKWLNYRGHLDNISNNMLLGADNAFTGEIGKGKNQLTGETAEFAQVARAYQKAGKGWVIVGDENYGEGSSREHAAMCPRHLGASAVITKSFARIHETNLKKQGVLALTFVNPKDYDKVQEADRLSLVDLNDLAPGKNVKANIKHADGSTETIELKHTYNAEQLKWFRAGSALNLIRGL, from the coding sequence ATGGCTTCGAAAATCGAAACTTCACCTGAAATGGTGCAGAACGTATACAAGAAGACAGCTGAAAGATTGGCTGTTGTTCGCAATCGCTTGAACCGCCCTTTGACATTGGCGGAGAAAATTTTGTTCGGTCACTTGGATGATCCACAGAACCAGGAATTGGTTCGTGGCGAAAGCTTCCTGCTTCTAAGACCAGACCGCGTGGCGATGCAAGATGCGACAGCGCAGATGGCTTTGTTGCAATTCATGCTGGCAGGTAAAGATGAAGCAGCTGTTCCTTCCACAGTACACTGCGATCACTTGATCCAGGCTTACAAAGGTGCAGGCGCAGATATGACTGTTGCCAATGCAACCAACAAAGAAGTTTATGACTTCCTGGCAACGGCTTCTTCCCGTTACAACATCGGCTTCTGGAAACCAGGCGCTGGTATCATTCACCAAGTAATCCTTGAAAACTACGCGTTCCCAGGTGGCTTGATGATCGGTACGGACTCTCACACTCCGAATGCGGGTGGTTTGGGTATGTGTGCTGTGGGCGTTGGTGGTTCTGATGCTTCTGACGTGATGGTGGGTCTGCCTTGGGAAGTTAAAAATCCTAAGCTGATCGGTGTTCACCTGAAAGGCAAACTGGGCGGTTGGGCGTCTGCTAAAGACGTGATCCTGAAACTGTGCGGAATGCTGACTGTAAAAGGTGGTACGGATAAAGTTGTAGAGTACTTCGGTGAAGGCACGTCCTCCATCTCTTGTACTGGTAAAGCAACTATCACCAACATGGGTGCTGAGCTGGGTGCTACCTGCTCTGTATTCCCATACGATGAGCGCATGGGCGCTTACCTGAAATCCACAGGTCGTGATCAATTGGCGTCCATCGCTGACGGTCACAAAGACATCCTGTCTGCAGATGCGGACGTGGTGGCAAACCCAGGCAAATACTTCGACGAAGTTTACGAAATCGACTTGTCTGCTTTGGAACCACACCTGGTGGGTCCTCACACTCCAGACTTAGCTCGTCCAATCTCTGCACTTAAAAAAGAAGTGGCTGAGAAAGGCTACACAGTTAAGATTTCCTCTGCTTTGATCGGTTCCTGCACGAATTCTTCCTATGAAGATATCGGTCGCGCGGCTTTCGTGGCGAAACAAGCTATGGAAGTGGGCGTGAAAATGACGTCTCCGTTCCTGGTGTCTCCGGGTTCCACTCAGATTCAGAACACGATTGAGCGTGACGGCCAAATGGCGACGTTCAATGAAGTGGGCGCGACTGTTCTTGCGAACGCGTGCGGTCCTTGTATCGGTCAGTGGAAACGTGACGACATCAAGTCTGGCGAGAAAAACACGATCGTAACTTCCTTCAACCGTAACTTCCGTGCACGTAACGATGCGAACCCAGAGACTCTGGCGTTCATCGCTTCTCCTGAGATTGTTATGGCTTTGGGTCTTGCAGGTCGTTTGGACTTCAACCCGGCAACTGACGAGCTGGAAGGTCCAAAAGGCAAAATCAAACTTCAGGCGCCAGTGGCCCCGGAATTGCCGGCTAAAGGCTTCATCGCGGACACTGAAGGCTATCAGAAACCAGCAGGTGCAACCGCTCAAGTGGCAGTGAATCCTTCTTCTGATCGTTTGCAGCTTCTTTCCCCGTTCACTAAATGGGATGGCAAAGATTTCGTTGATCAATTGGTTCTTGCGAAAGCAAAAGGCAAGTGCACGACGGATCATATCTCTCCGGGTGGTAAATGGTTGAACTACCGTGGTCACTTGGACAACATCTCCAACAACATGTTGTTGGGTGCGGATAACGCGTTCACAGGTGAAATCGGTAAAGGTAAAAACCAACTGACTGGTGAAACAGCAGAATTCGCTCAGGTGGCACGTGCTTACCAGAAAGCGGGTAAAGGCTGGGTTATCGTTGGTGACGAAAACTACGGTGAAGGTTCTTCCCGTGAGCACGCGGCAATGTGCCCAAGACACTTGGGTGCTTCTGCAGTTATCACGAAATCCTTCGCTCGTATCCACGAGACGAACCTGAAAAAACAAGGTGTGCTGGCTTTGACTTTTGTTAATCCAAAAGATTACGACAAAGTTCAGGAAGCAGACCGTTTGTCCCTGGTTGATCTGAATGATCTTGCTCCAGGTAAAAACGTGAAAGCAAACATCAAGCACGCTGATGGTTCTACAGAGACTATCGAGCTTAAGCACACTTACAACGCAGAACAGTTGAAATGGTTCCGCGCGGGAAGTGCGTTGAACTTGATCCGCGGTCTGTAA
- a CDS encoding tail fiber protein, with translation MKKFTLVLALLTLSLTVKAQARELECGMSEVRAFNSAVTPDENAWTKADGRLMRITMNQALFALLGVQYGGDYRQTFALPKIEDIQLNGQSYSYYICVRGIWPSGGTDSANTGFMRQYAGNFNLDSYNERMLIREEALPIERYPALASILNRDLVQDNSVLMPTVTLPAVLKNVPTGTELNNILEVNGNYPAYQIACEKGGVYFALGKMREPENAKEIIVEGMAGISFGGVTKEAAHMYECL, from the coding sequence ATGAAAAAGTTCACTCTCGTTCTTGCCCTGCTGACCCTGTCTTTGACCGTTAAAGCCCAAGCCCGTGAATTAGAATGCGGAATGTCTGAAGTGCGTGCCTTTAACAGTGCCGTAACACCGGATGAAAACGCATGGACCAAAGCTGACGGGCGACTGATGCGAATCACGATGAATCAGGCCCTGTTCGCCTTGTTGGGAGTTCAATATGGCGGTGATTACAGACAAACCTTTGCTTTGCCTAAGATTGAAGACATCCAGTTGAACGGTCAAAGTTACAGCTATTATATCTGTGTGCGCGGCATCTGGCCGAGTGGGGGTACAGACTCTGCAAACACCGGTTTCATGCGCCAGTATGCTGGAAACTTCAACCTGGATTCCTACAACGAAAGGATGTTGATTCGTGAAGAAGCCCTGCCAATTGAAAGATATCCGGCTTTGGCGAGCATCCTGAATCGGGATCTGGTGCAGGATAATAGCGTTCTGATGCCCACAGTGACTTTGCCGGCAGTATTAAAGAATGTTCCGACCGGGACTGAACTGAACAACATACTTGAAGTGAACGGTAATTATCCTGCTTACCAGATTGCCTGTGAAAAAGGCGGCGTGTACTTCGCGCTTGGAAAAATGCGCGAACCGGAAAACGCAAAAGAGATCATCGTCGAAGGCATGGCAGGCATTTCTTTCGGTGGTGTGACCAAAGAAGCGGCTCACATGTATGAATGTCTATAG
- a CDS encoding tail fiber protein, producing MKTIILMSQILIALTVTASVQIAKADADFECVITEMRAFKSETIPDERMWVKADGRLMEVRNDNLTVYALIGSSYGGDGISNFAIPKLEELNINGSHYSYYMCKEGAWPGEIAMLVGTAGVVRQIAGHLNDLEIPQVVPMNQEKSFVQKSEEELAANVNSDLIIEKWTESYREWDDKYGGYKVRYQDYSRVVVPTVVLPDVQSANADQKLSTMLHMQSSVWPKEDDTLCVKGALVFSLRKFNRSDLVELPAGFPVSVNGAAKMLGHIYECR from the coding sequence ATGAAAACGATCATCCTGATGTCCCAAATTTTGATTGCTCTGACTGTGACTGCAAGCGTGCAGATCGCAAAGGCTGACGCTGATTTTGAGTGTGTGATTACTGAGATGCGGGCTTTTAAAAGCGAAACAATTCCTGACGAGCGAATGTGGGTAAAGGCTGACGGCCGCCTGATGGAGGTAAGGAATGACAACCTGACAGTTTATGCACTGATTGGATCTTCCTATGGCGGGGACGGGATCAGTAATTTTGCGATCCCCAAGCTTGAAGAACTGAACATCAATGGTTCTCATTATAGCTATTACATGTGCAAAGAAGGCGCATGGCCTGGAGAAATTGCGATGCTGGTGGGTACGGCCGGAGTGGTTCGACAAATTGCAGGTCACTTAAATGATCTGGAGATCCCGCAGGTTGTTCCGATGAATCAGGAAAAATCATTTGTCCAAAAAAGTGAAGAAGAGCTTGCTGCGAACGTGAATTCGGATCTGATTATTGAAAAATGGACTGAATCCTACAGAGAATGGGACGACAAGTACGGTGGGTACAAAGTTCGCTATCAGGATTATTCCCGGGTAGTGGTGCCGACAGTTGTCCTGCCTGACGTCCAGAGCGCAAATGCCGATCAAAAACTTTCCACAATGCTGCATATGCAAAGTTCGGTCTGGCCGAAGGAAGATGACACTTTATGTGTAAAGGGGGCTCTGGTTTTCTCTTTGCGCAAGTTCAACAGAAGTGACTTGGTGGAACTTCCCGCGGGCTTCCCGGTCTCGGTGAATGGCGCCGCCAAAATGCTTGGTCATATTTACGAGTGTCGTTAA
- a CDS encoding peptide methionine sulfoxide reductase, whose translation MTTPDFSPFRHMNDIEGLEPEGIFVDAKTGEPILLRADNDYWVNPFALKFIPVRDLSQNGYQDYVELFETDEEEAEREAGGAKEAGAPGY comes from the coding sequence ATGACAACTCCCGATTTCTCTCCGTTTCGCCATATGAACGATATTGAGGGCCTTGAGCCCGAAGGCATCTTTGTCGACGCCAAAACCGGAGAGCCGATCCTGCTTCGGGCGGACAACGACTATTGGGTGAATCCTTTTGCCTTAAAATTCATTCCGGTCCGCGACCTTTCCCAAAACGGTTATCAGGATTATGTCGAGCTCTTTGAAACCGACGAAGAAGAAGCCGAACGGGAAGCCGGCGGCGCCAAAGAAGCCGGGGCTCCGGGGTACTAA
- a CDS encoding substrate-binding periplasmic protein, translating to MRRWTAALTALCLIVLNSPKAHALVVVGQEYEPYYFNDGSAGIGGACYEIVQKLCSLEKSHCKFKFAPLRNFLSMLKEGQADIGCPLSRSGPRETAFYMHTLFRGRYSFFGLSEATQKVKSYADLKDMRVGVLAPSMTEISLNRIHEFADKNFKIEPEKTIFNSLLKAEKKNYALAYGNRDVALRWIEKTRSPLREVPELGEPVAYSIAFSKKSFNPQRFEKIQRYLVELHKDGTLEQIARKYRLTLAQDFSAPGRSEP from the coding sequence ATGAGACGATGGACCGCCGCCCTGACCGCCTTATGCCTTATTGTTTTAAATTCCCCGAAAGCCCACGCTCTGGTGGTGGTCGGACAAGAGTATGAACCGTATTATTTCAATGACGGTTCTGCCGGTATTGGGGGCGCCTGTTATGAGATCGTTCAAAAACTTTGTTCACTGGAAAAGTCCCACTGCAAATTCAAGTTCGCGCCTTTAAGAAATTTCTTATCAATGCTGAAAGAAGGTCAGGCCGATATCGGCTGTCCCCTGTCGCGATCCGGGCCGCGTGAAACCGCATTTTATATGCACACCCTTTTCCGCGGGCGTTATTCTTTCTTTGGCCTGTCCGAGGCGACTCAAAAAGTAAAAAGCTATGCGGATCTAAAGGACATGCGGGTCGGGGTTCTGGCCCCGTCCATGACCGAAATAAGTCTGAACCGCATTCACGAATTTGCAGACAAGAATTTTAAAATTGAACCTGAAAAAACCATCTTTAATTCTTTGCTAAAAGCTGAAAAGAAAAACTATGCCCTGGCTTACGGAAATCGCGATGTAGCCCTGCGCTGGATCGAAAAGACCCGCAGCCCTTTGCGGGAGGTTCCAGAACTGGGTGAGCCGGTGGCCTATTCCATCGCCTTTTCCAAAAAGAGCTTTAACCCTCAGCGTTTTGAGAAAATTCAACGTTATCTGGTTGAACTGCATAAAGACGGAACACTGGAACAAATCGCCCGCAAGTATCGTTTGACGCTGGCGCAGGATTTTAGCGCTCCCGGGCGGTCCGAACCCTAG
- a CDS encoding NAD-dependent deacylase, with amino-acid sequence MDLRLFKNIVILTGAGISAESGIRTFRDQNGLWEDHRIEDVATPEAFARNPSLVQRFYNLRRAQLKEPNLTPNPAHQALVELENLWEGNFLLVTQNVDNLHRRAGSKNLLHMHGRLDRVFCLHCDEHFEWLLDLAVDQPCPQCGRQGGVRPDIVWFGEMPHYMEEIYAALDKADYFISIGTSGNVYPAAGFVRLAWKARKIEINLKDTEISPAFDEHYVGPASTEVPRFIAQFLE; translated from the coding sequence ATGGACTTAAGACTATTTAAGAACATCGTCATCCTCACTGGTGCCGGCATCTCGGCCGAGAGCGGAATTCGCACGTTCCGGGACCAGAACGGCCTGTGGGAAGATCACCGAATTGAAGACGTGGCAACACCTGAAGCTTTTGCTCGAAACCCGTCTTTGGTTCAGCGCTTTTACAACCTGAGAAGAGCTCAACTGAAAGAGCCAAACCTGACCCCAAATCCCGCCCACCAAGCCCTGGTCGAACTGGAAAACCTTTGGGAGGGAAACTTCCTGCTGGTCACCCAGAACGTCGACAACCTTCACCGACGCGCAGGCTCAAAAAACCTGCTGCACATGCACGGGCGCCTGGATCGCGTGTTTTGCCTGCATTGTGACGAGCATTTTGAGTGGCTGCTGGATCTGGCGGTGGATCAACCCTGCCCGCAGTGTGGGCGCCAAGGCGGAGTTCGCCCCGACATTGTCTGGTTTGGCGAGATGCCCCACTATATGGAAGAAATCTATGCAGCCCTGGACAAGGCGGATTATTTTATCTCGATTGGAACCAGTGGGAATGTCTACCCGGCGGCGGGCTTTGTACGTCTTGCGTGGAAAGCCAGAAAGATAGAAATCAATCTAAAGGACACCGAGATCTCCCCCGCGTTTGACGAGCACTATGTCGGCCCGGCCTCCACGGAGGTACCTCGGTTTATTGCTCAATTTCTCGAGTAA
- a CDS encoding PA0069 family radical SAM protein, protein MSREFRKDIKGRGASSNFSNRYDSLTYEPTEEDFDNYQEEEKPLLRTEILKDSSRTIISQNKSPDIGFTYSINSYRGCEHGCSYCYARPSHEYLGHSPGLDFESKIYVKEEGPQLLREALMKPSWKGDVIMMSGITDCYQPLERKMQLTRGCLQVLAEFKNPASLITKNALITRDLDIFTDMAKYDGILIYISVTSLNADLAAKLEPRTSRPEARLKAIETLAAAGIPVGVNVAPCIPGLTDHEMPMILKRAKEAGAKFAGYTPLRLPSTVLPIFSEWLEVHEPLKKDKVLNAVKDIRGGRLNDPNFGSRMRGEGARADHLEQMFEIYCRKWSLNKEEFHLSSASFKRPTNQLSFDID, encoded by the coding sequence ATGAGCCGGGAATTTCGCAAAGACATCAAGGGGCGCGGGGCCAGTAGCAATTTTTCAAATCGCTATGATTCACTGACCTATGAACCGACCGAAGAGGACTTCGATAATTATCAGGAAGAAGAAAAGCCCCTGCTGCGCACAGAAATCCTGAAGGACAGCTCGCGCACTATCATTTCCCAGAATAAAAGCCCGGATATTGGCTTCACATATTCCATCAACTCTTATCGTGGGTGTGAGCACGGCTGCTCGTACTGCTATGCCCGTCCTTCACACGAATATCTGGGGCATTCTCCAGGCCTTGATTTTGAATCCAAAATTTATGTGAAAGAAGAAGGCCCCCAGCTTTTGCGCGAGGCTTTGATGAAACCCTCGTGGAAGGGCGATGTCATCATGATGAGCGGAATCACGGACTGTTATCAGCCGCTGGAAAGAAAGATGCAGCTGACCCGTGGATGTCTGCAGGTCTTGGCCGAATTCAAAAACCCGGCTTCATTGATCACCAAAAATGCGCTGATCACCCGGGATCTGGATATCTTCACTGACATGGCCAAGTATGACGGAATTCTGATTTACATTTCTGTGACTTCTCTGAATGCGGATTTGGCAGCGAAATTGGAGCCACGCACATCACGTCCGGAAGCGCGCCTGAAAGCCATTGAAACTCTGGCAGCAGCGGGCATCCCGGTGGGGGTGAACGTGGCCCCATGTATTCCCGGACTGACCGATCATGAAATGCCGATGATTTTAAAACGCGCGAAAGAAGCCGGGGCGAAATTTGCCGGTTACACTCCCCTGCGCCTGCCATCGACGGTGCTGCCGATTTTTTCAGAATGGCTGGAAGTGCATGAACCGTTAAAAAAAGACAAGGTGCTCAATGCGGTGAAGGACATCCGTGGTGGCCGCCTGAATGATCCCAACTTTGGTTCGCGCATGCGAGGTGAAGGCGCCCGGGCTGATCATCTGGAGCAAATGTTTGAAATCTATTGCCGCAAATGGAGCTTGAACAAAGAAGAGTTTCATCTGTCGTCGGCAAGCTTCAAACGCCCGACCAATCAGCTGAGTTTTGATATTGATTGA
- a CDS encoding HD superfamily hydrolase, translated as MNIEMPALPENLNRPEIVEKSWVVTLSGSRFSILKPDPDAVMIEDIACALARQARFNGHTRFFYSVGQHSCLGAEVSPTKEIALHMLFHDATEAYVGDLVSPVKALLPDFEIIESRIHWAISKRFNLEYPLPKVVKQIDRRLLATEVRDLITKDLKSWNISEDEPFDFPIIPWPSEVTEARFLDLAKSLLKK; from the coding sequence ATGAATATCGAAATGCCTGCTCTGCCGGAAAATTTGAATCGTCCTGAAATCGTGGAAAAGTCCTGGGTTGTGACCCTGTCGGGAAGTCGCTTCAGTATTCTGAAGCCAGATCCGGATGCGGTTATGATCGAAGACATCGCCTGTGCGCTGGCTCGTCAGGCAAGATTCAATGGTCACACACGCTTTTTCTACAGCGTGGGTCAGCACTCCTGCCTTGGGGCGGAAGTTTCCCCGACGAAAGAGATCGCCTTGCACATGCTTTTCCATGATGCGACCGAAGCTTATGTGGGTGACCTGGTGTCTCCGGTAAAAGCTTTGCTGCCGGATTTTGAAATTATTGAATCCCGCATTCACTGGGCTATTTCCAAACGCTTCAATCTGGAATACCCACTTCCAAAAGTGGTGAAGCAGATTGACCGTCGTTTGCTGGCGACTGAAGTTCGTGACCTGATCACGAAAGATCTGAAGTCGTGGAATATTTCTGAAGACGAGCCGTTTGATTTCCCGATCATCCCTTGGCCGTCAGAAGTGACCGAAGCCCGCTTCCTGGATCTTGCAAAGAGCTTGCTGAAGAAATAG
- a CDS encoding FAD-dependent oxidoreductase: MQRRDFLKTSLSVAALSSIPASGLAKGSEWVNDQLTDDWPIARLKDSENNSIDFNGDDINRPHDAFWNIDGYIEKKGGEPKSFSEDLDVVIVGGGIAGLSTAYYLRDKKIALLEMDFRLGGNSKGEQYKNSVYSTGAAYLVEPDQTAPLGSLLTELGIWDKARRENSDHTTVLYNNKFTSPFWKGATDKAAADNFNKVFKRLAEIGAEADFDYNGELAKSVDHLNFEQWLTKEFGDVHKHLLEYFQLYGWSSFCGSTDELSAYQYLGFICAETGTLMAYPGGNAYVAHKMAQKIRKDAGDKSLRAGSIVLRVTTEGDSAVILYEDAMGVLKKIRAKQVVMACQKFVAKRLLPQMPKDQADAITMLPYRAYLVGNILTKKNFQSPSYELYCLKGQVPPSPTPMRRGDRSFTDICFGTWAQEEKVDHSVLTLYHGIPYDGARQFLFNPASHDKYKAKYLQDVEPILQTMNLSMNDVHGIRLTRWGHALPLSRAGLIQDGLPQKASESINGIIHFANQDNWMNPCFETAHHCAIEVATKIKG, from the coding sequence ATGCAAAGACGTGATTTTCTTAAAACCAGTTTGTCCGTAGCAGCCCTTTCCTCCATCCCCGCTTCCGGCCTTGCCAAAGGCTCTGAGTGGGTCAATGACCAGCTGACTGATGACTGGCCGATCGCGCGCCTGAAGGACTCTGAAAACAACAGCATCGACTTCAACGGGGACGACATCAATCGCCCGCATGATGCCTTCTGGAACATCGACGGCTATATCGAGAAAAAAGGCGGCGAACCCAAGTCCTTCTCTGAGGATCTGGATGTTGTGATTGTGGGTGGCGGTATTGCCGGCCTTTCCACGGCTTACTATCTGCGCGACAAAAAGATCGCTTTGCTTGAAATGGATTTCCGCCTGGGTGGAAACTCCAAAGGTGAACAGTACAAAAACTCTGTCTATTCCACAGGGGCGGCTTATTTGGTCGAGCCGGATCAGACAGCCCCACTGGGCAGTCTTTTGACTGAACTGGGCATCTGGGACAAAGCGCGCCGTGAAAACTCGGACCACACCACGGTTCTTTACAACAACAAATTCACTTCCCCGTTCTGGAAAGGCGCCACTGATAAGGCCGCCGCTGACAATTTCAACAAGGTGTTCAAACGCCTGGCTGAAATCGGTGCGGAAGCTGACTTCGACTATAACGGTGAACTGGCTAAATCTGTCGATCATTTGAACTTCGAACAATGGCTGACCAAAGAATTCGGCGATGTTCACAAGCACTTGCTTGAATACTTCCAGCTGTACGGATGGAGCTCGTTCTGCGGTTCCACGGACGAACTGTCTGCTTACCAATACCTGGGCTTTATCTGTGCTGAGACCGGCACTTTGATGGCTTACCCGGGTGGTAATGCTTACGTGGCTCACAAGATGGCGCAAAAGATCCGCAAAGATGCGGGTGACAAATCCCTGCGCGCAGGAAGCATCGTATTGCGCGTGACCACCGAAGGTGATTCCGCTGTGATCCTGTATGAAGATGCCATGGGTGTTCTGAAAAAGATCCGCGCAAAACAGGTTGTTATGGCCTGCCAGAAGTTCGTTGCAAAACGTCTGTTGCCACAGATGCCAAAAGATCAGGCTGACGCGATCACCATGCTTCCCTACCGTGCGTATCTGGTTGGAAACATCCTGACGAAAAAGAACTTCCAAAGCCCCAGCTATGAACTGTACTGCCTGAAAGGCCAAGTACCACCGTCCCCGACGCCGATGAGACGTGGTGACCGCAGCTTCACTGACATTTGTTTCGGCACGTGGGCCCAGGAAGAAAAAGTCGATCACAGCGTGCTGACGCTTTATCACGGCATCCCTTACGATGGTGCCCGTCAGTTCCTGTTCAACCCAGCTTCTCATGACAAATACAAAGCCAAATATCTGCAGGACGTGGAACCGATTCTGCAAACCATGAACCTCAGCATGAACGACGTGCACGGCATCCGCCTGACTCGCTGGGGTCACGCTTTGCCGCTGTCTCGCGCGGGCCTGATTCAGGATGGCTTGCCTCAGAAGGCGTCTGAATCCATCAATGGCATCATCCACTTCGCCAATCAGGACAACTGGATGAATCCATGCTTTGAAACGGCTCACCACTGCGCCATCGAAGTGGCGACAAAAATCAAAGGCTAA
- a CDS encoding GDP-mannose 4,6-dehydratase: MVPESQEYQLKKVLVTGVAGFIASKVAELLLADGVEVIGIDNLNSYYDVRLKNWRLDQLKNTKGFTFQHLDIEDNKALAELFDQHQFDVVFNLAARAGVRYSMENPHIYMTTNAMGSLNLLEQMKRTKVPKFILASTSSLYAGLPMPFNEELAVNTPISPYAASKKAAEVMAYTYHYLYGIDVSIVRYFTVYGPASRPDMAIFRFIEWMTRGQAIRLFGDGAQSRDFTYVDDIARGTILSAKPLGYEVINLGGGKNPISISRVIHGIENELGVQSGIEESAANKSDMKETWADISKAERLLSWKPAVHFDEGLRKTVQWHKDHRALLADVSCEVL; this comes from the coding sequence ATGGTGCCTGAATCTCAGGAGTACCAGTTGAAGAAAGTTTTAGTGACCGGCGTTGCTGGTTTCATCGCGAGCAAAGTGGCGGAGTTGCTGTTGGCTGATGGCGTGGAAGTCATCGGCATCGACAATTTGAATTCTTATTATGATGTTCGCCTGAAGAACTGGCGTCTGGATCAGTTGAAGAACACCAAGGGCTTTACCTTTCAGCACTTGGATATCGAGGACAACAAAGCGCTTGCTGAGCTTTTTGACCAGCATCAATTTGATGTGGTCTTCAATCTGGCGGCGCGCGCGGGTGTTCGCTACAGCATGGAAAACCCGCACATATATATGACAACGAACGCGATGGGTTCCCTGAATCTGCTGGAACAGATGAAGCGCACAAAAGTTCCAAAGTTCATATTGGCTTCAACTTCTTCTTTGTATGCCGGACTTCCGATGCCGTTCAATGAAGAGCTTGCAGTGAACACGCCGATCTCTCCTTACGCGGCTTCGAAAAAAGCGGCCGAGGTGATGGCTTATACTTATCACTATCTTTACGGCATTGATGTTTCCATCGTTCGTTACTTTACAGTTTACGGTCCGGCCAGTCGTCCTGATATGGCGATCTTTCGTTTTATCGAGTGGATGACTCGTGGCCAGGCGATTCGTCTGTTTGGTGATGGAGCTCAATCGCGCGATTTCACTTACGTCGATGACATCGCTCGCGGAACAATTCTTTCTGCAAAACCTTTGGGCTATGAAGTTATAAATCTTGGTGGCGGAAAAAATCCAATCAGCATTTCCCGAGTGATTCATGGGATTGAAAATGAACTTGGTGTGCAAAGTGGAATCGAAGAAAGTGCTGCGAACAAGTCTGACATGAAAGAGACTTGGGCTGACATCAGCAAAGCAGAAAGACTTCTCTCGTGGAAACCCGCGGTACACTTCGATGAAGGACTTCGCAAAACAGTTCAGTGGCACAAAGATCATCGCGCGTTGCTCGCAGATGTCTCTTGCGAAGTCTTGTAA
- a CDS encoding helix-turn-helix domain-containing protein, with protein sequence MSTKKGSDALEMMEAKYGRLSVASLLVSWRTSDELSQTQFAKKLGMSVQSLCDLEKGRRIPSPGRAAKIAKKMGYPEIALVTLALRDALYAEGFKYNVKLESA encoded by the coding sequence ATGAGTACTAAAAAGGGATCCGACGCTCTTGAAATGATGGAGGCTAAATACGGCCGTCTTTCTGTGGCAAGCCTGCTGGTCTCATGGAGAACTTCTGACGAGCTTTCTCAGACCCAATTCGCAAAGAAACTGGGGATGTCGGTACAAAGTCTTTGTGATCTGGAAAAGGGCCGCAGAATCCCCTCCCCGGGAAGGGCAGCGAAAATCGCAAAAAAAATGGGCTATCCCGAAATCGCGCTTGTTACACTGGCTCTTCGGGACGCCCTTTATGCTGAAGGCTTCAAGTACAACGTCAAACTTGAAAGCGCCTAA